In Thiospirochaeta perfilievii, a single window of DNA contains:
- a CDS encoding MFS transporter, translating into MIALAVANSLGGVIGKYNLRYTFYATIPFFSLIIPLIFTMHEPERNKIIVEKGYTKELFKILKISLIENKKLRWIIIYSGVIYAFNQSALWLYQPYFKVTGLDIIYFGIVFASFQIVAGFSSKLAYKIEQKLGQKYSLIMLTLLIGGSYLLMSNLIFLFSFTFCYIQQFVRGFKNAAVTDYINQLTTSSMRATVLSAESFIGRLIYAVIIPVIGWTADIYNIQQALTIMGVTTLISGSVILIILRKKSVI; encoded by the coding sequence TTGATTGCATTAGCTGTTGCAAATTCCCTAGGAGGAGTAATAGGTAAATATAATCTAAGATATACTTTTTACGCTACAATCCCATTTTTTTCTTTAATCATCCCACTGATATTTACTATGCATGAACCTGAAAGAAATAAAATTATCGTTGAAAAAGGTTATACAAAAGAACTATTTAAAATTTTAAAAATATCACTAATTGAAAATAAAAAACTTCGTTGGATTATAATATATTCTGGTGTTATATATGCATTTAATCAGTCAGCCCTATGGTTATATCAGCCATATTTCAAAGTAACAGGCTTAGATATAATATATTTTGGGATTGTATTTGCAAGTTTTCAGATAGTTGCAGGATTTTCTTCAAAATTAGCATATAAAATTGAGCAAAAACTAGGTCAAAAGTACTCTTTAATAATGCTAACATTGTTAATAGGTGGAAGTTATTTATTAATGAGTAACTTAATTTTTTTATTCAGTTTTACATTTTGTTATATACAGCAATTTGTACGAGGTTTTAAAAATGCAGCAGTAACTGATTATATAAATCAGCTAACAACATCTAGTATGAGAGCTACTGTCTTATCTGCAGAAAGCTTTATAGGTAGATTAATATATGCTGTAATAATACCTGTTATTGGATGGACTGCAGATATTTATAATATTCAGCAGGCATTAACAATAATGGGTGTTACTACTCTAATTTCAGGATCTGTAATCTTGATTATACTTAGAAAAAAGAGTGTAATTTAA
- a CDS encoding MFS transporter: MIENKKLKQNIKKFYLYKILMGMFFSVPILVLFWQENGLNLTEIMLLQSFFALLTVILEIPSGYFADIYGRKNTLLIAGFMGY; this comes from the coding sequence ATGATAGAAAATAAAAAGTTAAAACAAAACATAAAAAAATTCTATTTATATAAAATACTTATGGGCATGTTTTTTTCAGTTCCCATTTTGGTTTTATTTTGGCAAGAGAATGGCCTTAACCTTACTGAAATTATGCTTTTACAATCTTTCTTTGCTTTATTAACAGTTATTCTTGAAATTCCTTCTGGTTATTTTGCGGATATATATGGTAGAAAGAATACTTTGTTAATTGCAGGATTTATGGGGTATTAG
- a CDS encoding DUF134 domain-containing protein, with protein MHHGKTTKKRTVESPPKNFRFSADKTKTNFPPDESVVIMRLDEFEAIRLVDKNGYDHAKAAEIMGVSRPTFTKLLNKARGKLSELIIDGKTLIISGGSILFSEDVYCCTICKRPFKHDVKEDLLCPICKSSEIIKARSACHGDCNCCEDEENL; from the coding sequence ATGCATCATGGGAAGACAACAAAAAAAAGAACAGTAGAATCTCCACCTAAGAATTTTAGATTCAGTGCTGATAAAACAAAAACTAATTTTCCACCAGATGAATCTGTTGTAATAATGAGGTTAGATGAGTTTGAAGCAATTAGACTTGTTGATAAAAATGGATACGATCATGCTAAAGCAGCCGAAATAATGGGAGTTTCTAGACCAACTTTTACTAAACTTCTTAATAAGGCAAGGGGGAAACTTTCGGAATTAATTATAGATGGAAAAACCCTAATTATATCAGGAGGGTCCATTCTTTTCTCAGAAGATGTTTATTGCTGTACAATATGTAAAAGACCTTTTAAACATGATGTTAAGGAAGACCTTTTATGTCCTATTTGTAAAAGTTCAGAGATTATAAAAGCAAGAAGTGCTTGTCATGGTGATTGTAATTGTTGCGAGGATGAAGAGAATTTATAA
- a CDS encoding FAD-dependent oxidoreductase: protein MKKTDILVIGGSATGLVAAMTAKSDNPHKNVTVIRKEEKVMIPCGIPYIYGTTETSDNNILPDGGLIKLGVDIVVDEATKIDTKIKQCETKSGEIFSYEKLILGTGSIPAVPKWLDGTELDNVFTIPKEKVYLDKLQKKLEGLNKIVVVGAGFIGVETSDELNKIGKEVTLIELLPHILGATFDDEFASDAQDQLISRGVTVRSNCGIKSITGKDKVEAVTFVDGSSLEADAVILSLGYIPNTDLAKNMGLDLNEFGFIKADQYRRTSITDVFAAGDCAEKTDFATGRLSKIMLASTACTEARIAALSLYELNTYSSFKGTVGIYSTCIGDTAYGVAGLIEKVANKEGFNIITGSFTGINRHPGKIEDSHKETVKLIVSAKSGVILGGEVLGGKCVGQLINTIGLAIQNHMTVHDLIMTQIGTQPLLTASPAGFPLIKAAEIVAKELRK from the coding sequence GTGAAAAAGACAGATATACTAGTAATAGGTGGTAGTGCTACAGGTCTTGTTGCTGCTATGACAGCTAAGTCCGACAATCCACATAAAAATGTTACTGTGATTAGAAAAGAAGAAAAAGTAATGATTCCATGTGGTATACCATACATTTATGGAACTACTGAAACTAGTGATAACAATATTTTACCAGATGGAGGATTAATTAAACTTGGTGTTGATATTGTAGTAGATGAAGCTACTAAAATTGATACAAAAATTAAACAATGTGAAACAAAATCTGGAGAAATATTCTCATATGAAAAGCTTATTTTAGGAACAGGTTCTATACCAGCTGTACCTAAATGGCTAGATGGTACAGAACTTGATAATGTATTTACTATTCCAAAAGAAAAAGTATACCTCGATAAACTACAAAAAAAGTTAGAAGGTTTAAATAAAATTGTAGTTGTAGGGGCTGGTTTTATAGGTGTTGAAACATCTGATGAATTAAATAAGATTGGTAAAGAAGTTACTTTAATCGAGTTATTACCTCATATTTTAGGAGCTACATTTGATGACGAATTTGCTTCTGATGCCCAGGACCAGTTAATATCCCGTGGAGTAACAGTGCGGAGTAATTGTGGGATAAAATCTATAACTGGTAAGGACAAAGTTGAAGCTGTAACTTTTGTTGATGGAAGCTCTTTAGAAGCCGATGCAGTAATTCTTTCTCTTGGTTACATACCTAATACAGACCTTGCTAAGAATATGGGATTAGATCTTAATGAGTTTGGATTTATAAAAGCTGATCAATACCGTAGAACATCTATTACAGATGTATTTGCAGCCGGTGATTGTGCAGAAAAAACGGACTTTGCAACAGGTAGACTAAGCAAAATAATGCTTGCATCAACAGCATGTACAGAAGCAAGAATAGCAGCATTAAGCCTCTATGAACTAAATACGTATAGCAGTTTCAAAGGGACTGTTGGAATCTATTCTACATGTATTGGGGATACAGCATACGGTGTAGCAGGTCTTATTGAAAAAGTAGCTAACAAAGAAGGATTCAATATAATTACAGGTTCTTTTACAGGAATAAATCGTCACCCAGGAAAGATAGAAGATTCCCATAAAGAAACCGTTAAACTAATTGTTTCTGCAAAATCTGGTGTTATTCTAGGTGGAGAAGTACTTGGTGGAAAATGTGTTGGACAATTAATAAATACTATAGGTCTTGCAATACAAAATCATATGACTGTTCATGATCTAATTATGACTCAGATTGGGACACAGCCATTATTAACAGCATCACCTGCAGGTTTTCCTTTAATTAAAGCAGCAGAAATTGTAGCAAAGGAATTAAGAAAATAG
- a CDS encoding DnaJ domain-containing protein, with product MFRIIGGVIGFFMGSFLGLFGMLIGAYIGSSLGRSVETLLFGTRNDNYTNQNAQDAYRKFYEQFYQNASYANNGRYDYNNINTGASDSHYADIGCSRADSNDVIKKRYRKLVSEYHPDRIASKGLSQVEMAQAEAKFKKIQESYNMIKKEKGI from the coding sequence TTGTTTAGAATTATAGGTGGAGTAATAGGTTTTTTTATGGGATCCTTTTTAGGATTGTTTGGAATGTTAATTGGGGCTTATATTGGTTCTTCTTTAGGGCGTTCTGTAGAGACCCTTCTATTTGGCACTAGAAATGATAACTATACAAACCAAAATGCCCAAGACGCTTATAGAAAATTTTATGAGCAATTTTATCAAAATGCTAGCTATGCAAACAATGGCAGATATGACTATAATAACATAAATACTGGGGCTTCTGACAGCCACTATGCTGATATAGGTTGTTCAAGGGCAGATAGTAACGATGTTATTAAAAAGAGATATAGGAAGTTAGTCTCAGAGTATCACCCTGATAGAATAGCAAGTAAAGGGTTATCCCAAGTAGAGATGGCCCAGGCAGAAGCTAAATTTAAAAAGATCCAGGAATCCTACAACATGATAAAAAAGGAAAAAGGAATTTAG
- a CDS encoding YitT family protein encodes MLKKHIIKELRDWKLYIGISLGCIISAVAIGIFLAPNSVASGGVTGASMVINSFLPMLPVGKLSILLNIPIFILCLIVLGPSFGVKSLYATFFLGFSIDYFSLVTTPTHDIFLASVFGGVILGLGLGMVIRFNATTGGTDLLAKIGHKLIPSFSIGQILLVIDVIVLISAAIVFDSVEIGLYAAISLFITTNVIDAVILGIDFSRAAYIVSSKSDQIAQEILTTLDRGVTGLSGKGMYSGDDKMVLLCVLRKRDIPKLRQLVKRIDNNAFVFLSEVRDVIGEGFNPHE; translated from the coding sequence GTGTTAAAAAAACATATTATTAAGGAACTAAGGGATTGGAAACTATATATAGGTATATCCCTTGGTTGTATTATTTCTGCAGTGGCAATTGGAATCTTTTTAGCTCCAAATAGCGTTGCAAGTGGTGGAGTTACAGGTGCTTCAATGGTAATAAATAGTTTTTTACCAATGTTACCTGTAGGAAAGTTAAGCATACTATTAAATATTCCTATATTTATTCTATGTTTAATAGTTTTAGGGCCCTCATTTGGTGTTAAGTCCCTTTATGCCACATTTTTTCTAGGTTTTTCAATCGATTATTTCTCTTTAGTTACAACACCAACCCACGATATTTTTTTAGCATCCGTTTTTGGTGGAGTTATCCTAGGTTTAGGTCTAGGAATGGTTATAAGATTTAATGCAACAACAGGTGGAACAGATCTTTTAGCAAAGATAGGTCATAAACTTATACCAAGCTTTAGCATTGGTCAGATACTATTAGTTATCGATGTTATTGTTCTAATATCTGCAGCAATTGTTTTTGATAGTGTCGAGATCGGTTTATATGCTGCTATATCACTTTTTATTACAACAAATGTTATAGATGCTGTTATCCTAGGTATCGACTTCTCAAGAGCAGCATACATTGTCTCAAGTAAGAGTGACCAGATAGCCCAGGAGATTCTAACTACCCTTGATAGAGGGGTAACAGGTCTAAGTGGTAAAGGAATGTACTCTGGTGATGATAAAATGGTTCTACTATGCGTCTTAAGAAAGAGGGATATTCCTAAGTTAAGGCAGCTTGTAAAGAGAATTGATAACAATGCATTTGTATTTCTCTCGGAAGTTCGGGATGTAATAGGGGAGGGTTTTAACCCCCATGAGTAA
- a CDS encoding flavin reductase family protein, whose protein sequence is MSKVRWKPGNLIYPLPAALVSCRSKTHGDNLITIAWTGTICTNPPMCYISIRPDRYSYDIINESKEFVINLTTTQMARGTDWCGVKSGRDYDKFKECGFTKGEAEVVDVPLVNESPLAIECKVVEIKELGSHHMFIANVVSATVDDKYLDDTGAFNLNQSDLICYSHREYRKLGQKIGHFGYAVKKLKKKPRRKKIN, encoded by the coding sequence ATGAGTAAAGTTAGATGGAAACCAGGTAATTTAATATACCCACTCCCAGCAGCCCTTGTTAGCTGTCGGTCAAAAACCCATGGGGATAACTTAATTACCATAGCTTGGACAGGTACTATCTGTACCAACCCTCCAATGTGTTATATTTCAATAAGACCAGATAGGTACTCCTACGACATTATTAATGAGTCAAAAGAGTTTGTTATTAATTTAACAACAACCCAGATGGCTAGGGGAACAGATTGGTGTGGAGTTAAGTCAGGCCGGGATTATGATAAGTTTAAAGAGTGTGGTTTTACTAAGGGAGAAGCTGAGGTTGTAGATGTGCCTCTTGTTAATGAGTCTCCACTAGCTATAGAGTGTAAGGTTGTTGAGATAAAGGAGTTAGGTTCCCACCATATGTTTATTGCAAATGTAGTATCAGCTACTGTAGATGATAAATATTTAGATGATACCGGGGCCTTTAACTTAAATCAAAGTGATCTAATTTGTTACTCTCATAGGGAGTATAGAAAGCTTGGACAGAAGATTGGACACTTTGGATACGCTGTTAAAAAACTTAAAAAAAAACCTAGAAGAAAAAAAATTAATTGA
- a CDS encoding DUF5715 family protein yields the protein MTRREYKPKEYKALVAKLLSENHEICRIKGLPNTFYRSAQGVEVLSNFDYVFNSFVNEFPLSHLMSHEQVEFTFKVLLQQQLDSYWYSGFKTYSTNLEIYNDDDLVCFKDVDTKFQYLPLEDGKYKTSLLKRLMLKITNSPLKYSTGVFLPYAPYPMFNFLNKICQDLDTSLVVTNVIRSIEYQERLLKQGHITPYESSHLYGYSVDIDQKWYKKNDPQKHRQIVNYLTKLEDDGQVNFVDYGHIWHICLSPCFLSLYFN from the coding sequence GTGACTAGAAGAGAATATAAACCAAAAGAGTATAAAGCGTTAGTTGCTAAACTCCTTAGTGAAAACCATGAAATATGTAGAATAAAGGGCTTACCTAATACTTTTTATAGGTCAGCACAGGGGGTAGAAGTACTCTCAAATTTTGATTATGTATTTAACTCTTTTGTAAATGAATTTCCCCTATCCCACCTTATGAGCCATGAACAGGTGGAATTTACATTTAAGGTTCTACTTCAACAACAGTTAGACAGCTATTGGTACTCAGGGTTTAAAACTTATTCTACTAATTTAGAGATATATAATGATGATGACCTAGTCTGTTTTAAAGATGTGGATACTAAATTTCAGTATCTACCCCTAGAAGATGGTAAGTATAAGACATCATTACTAAAGAGGTTAATGTTAAAAATTACAAACTCCCCTCTTAAATACTCTACAGGAGTCTTTCTTCCCTACGCTCCATACCCAATGTTTAACTTTTTAAATAAAATATGCCAAGATCTTGATACATCCCTTGTTGTTACAAATGTAATTCGGAGTATTGAATACCAAGAGAGGTTATTAAAACAGGGGCATATAACCCCGTATGAGTCCTCTCATCTATATGGTTACTCTGTGGATATTGACCAGAAGTGGTACAAAAAAAATGATCCACAAAAACATAGGCAAATTGTTAATTACTTAACAAAACTAGAAGATGATGGACAGGTAAACTTTGTAGACTATGGACATATCTGGCACATCTGCCTCTCTCCCTGCTTTTTATCCCTCTATTTTAATTAA
- the murC gene encoding UDP-N-acetylmuramate--L-alanine ligase has product MKYKLPESLVGYKIFMVGIKGTGMAALAELLTKQGAIVTGSDVPQHFFTDDLLKKANIPYFTEFKADHIDSTIQMVIHSSAYSKDDNPVLIRAKELSLPTLIYTEALGFLSELSFSVGISGIHGKTTTTAITGTIIKELGLEASTLVGSGVPSFGGSAINVNGNNYFIAETCEYYRHFLSFSPNIVLVTSIEMDHPDYFKDYNDIIDAFTSYILKLPEGGEVIYCADDNGVMDLITSCKELRGDIKYTGYGSRAEGDFKLVKHSSSSGLNSFYLKGFNEEFRLKVPGYHTVLDSIGGICIASSLLKEEGIDPLDRVSDIQKGLLKFSGTKRRSEIIGERDGILFIDDYGHHPTAINTTLKGYRDFYPGRRIIVDFMSHTYTRTSELLDEFASSFSSADIVILNKIYSSARELYNGKIDGETLFNETKKYHDSVYYCPEYEDAIIKVKSILKPGDIFVTMGAGNNWQVGERVFKEV; this is encoded by the coding sequence ATGAAATATAAACTTCCAGAATCACTAGTTGGTTACAAAATATTTATGGTAGGTATAAAGGGGACAGGAATGGCCGCTTTAGCAGAACTTTTAACAAAACAAGGGGCTATTGTTACAGGTTCTGACGTACCCCAACATTTTTTTACTGATGACCTATTAAAAAAAGCTAATATACCATATTTCACTGAGTTTAAAGCAGATCATATCGATAGTACAATTCAGATGGTTATTCACTCCTCCGCATACTCTAAGGATGATAATCCAGTTTTAATAAGGGCTAAAGAGCTCTCTCTGCCCACACTTATATATACAGAAGCCCTAGGCTTTTTATCTGAACTATCCTTCTCTGTTGGAATATCAGGTATCCATGGGAAAACTACAACTACAGCAATAACTGGTACAATAATTAAGGAGTTAGGCCTAGAAGCTTCGACATTAGTTGGATCAGGGGTCCCAAGTTTTGGTGGATCAGCTATTAATGTTAATGGTAATAACTATTTTATAGCAGAGACCTGTGAGTATTATAGGCACTTTTTATCTTTTAGCCCAAATATTGTTTTAGTAACATCAATAGAGATGGATCATCCTGATTACTTTAAAGATTATAATGATATTATAGACGCTTTTACATCCTATATTTTAAAGTTACCAGAGGGTGGTGAGGTTATTTACTGTGCCGATGATAATGGGGTTATGGACTTAATTACAAGTTGTAAAGAGTTAAGGGGTGATATTAAGTATACCGGTTATGGTTCTAGGGCAGAGGGGGACTTTAAGTTAGTTAAACACAGTAGTTCCTCTGGTCTAAATAGCTTTTATCTTAAAGGATTTAATGAGGAATTTAGGCTTAAAGTTCCGGGATATCATACGGTTTTAGACTCTATTGGTGGAATATGTATAGCATCCTCACTTTTAAAAGAAGAGGGAATAGACCCCTTAGATAGAGTCTCTGATATCCAAAAAGGTCTTTTAAAATTCTCTGGAACAAAAAGAAGAAGTGAGATAATTGGAGAGAGGGATGGGATTCTATTTATTGATGATTATGGTCACCATCCTACAGCTATAAATACCACTTTAAAGGGTTATAGGGATTTTTATCCAGGTAGAAGAATAATAGTTGATTTTATGTCCCATACTTATACTAGAACAAGTGAGTTATTAGATGAGTTTGCATCTTCCTTCTCATCTGCCGACATTGTTATATTAAATAAAATATACTCTTCTGCAAGAGAGTTGTATAATGGTAAAATAGATGGGGAAACTCTTTTTAATGAGACAAAAAAATATCATGATAGTGTATATTACTGTCCCGAGTATGAAGATGCTATTATAAAAGTAAAAAGCATCTTAAAACCTGGAGATATTTTTGTCACTATGGGTGCTGGTAATAACTGGCAGGTTGGAGAGAGAGTTTTTAAGGAGGTATGA
- a CDS encoding YicC/YloC family endoribonuclease: MRSMTGYGTSEYSDENIRISVDLKAYNNKYLDISLNMPSWLGPLEGRVRDIVKNKRIFRGRIEFNIRIKELVENIKINIDETLVESVVSSLNSVIKKSSLKSEIQLSDILNFEGVIKTDKTRDLEGIWELLSPEIEAVLDQFIFEKEREGILLKEDIFSSLDLITLDLKNITKYIPLVEEKIKNNFREKFTEVLGNEIDENRILSELGVLLVKYDINEEIVRLKSHIENFKLSSREIPCGKKLDFICQEMNREINTIGSKSPIIEISKLVVNMKNSLEQIREQARNVE; encoded by the coding sequence ATGAGAAGTATGACAGGGTATGGTACAAGTGAGTACTCCGATGAGAATATAAGAATATCTGTAGATCTTAAAGCGTATAATAATAAGTATTTAGACATCTCATTAAATATGCCATCATGGTTAGGTCCGTTAGAAGGGCGGGTTAGGGATATTGTTAAAAATAAGAGAATATTTAGAGGACGAATTGAGTTTAATATAAGAATTAAAGAGTTGGTTGAAAATATTAAAATTAATATAGATGAGACATTAGTAGAGAGTGTTGTCTCTAGTCTTAACTCTGTTATAAAAAAATCATCTTTAAAATCCGAGATCCAACTAAGCGATATCTTGAATTTTGAGGGTGTAATTAAAACCGATAAAACAAGGGACCTTGAGGGTATCTGGGAGCTTCTCTCCCCTGAAATAGAGGCTGTTTTAGATCAGTTTATATTTGAGAAAGAGAGGGAGGGGATACTACTAAAAGAGGATATTTTTAGCTCTTTGGATCTAATTACTTTGGATTTAAAAAATATAACAAAGTATATTCCCTTAGTTGAAGAGAAGATAAAAAACAATTTTAGAGAGAAGTTTACAGAGGTTTTAGGGAATGAAATTGATGAAAACAGAATCCTTAGCGAATTAGGTGTACTTCTTGTTAAGTATGATATAAACGAAGAGATTGTTAGGCTAAAAAGTCATATAGAGAATTTTAAATTAAGTAGTAGGGAGATCCCCTGTGGTAAAAAACTTGACTTTATTTGTCAGGAGATGAATAGGGAAATAAATACAATTGGTTCAAAAAGTCCAATAATAGAGATTAGTAAGTTAGTTGTTAATATGAAAAATAGCCTAGAGCAAATTAGGGAGCAGGCAAGAAATGTTGAATAA
- the cmk gene encoding (d)CMP kinase, whose translation MLNKEIRIAISGKSGCGNSTVSKIISQELECKMVNYTFHNIAEEEGMDFKEFCLMAEKDPKWDYLVDKKQVEMAMESSSVLGSRLAVWMLEKADLKVFLTASKETRAKRILEREGGDLSVVLEETDARDNRDSARYKKLYDIDNSDYGFCDLIINTDNLDQYQVSKIILAAIGK comes from the coding sequence ATGTTGAATAAAGAGATAAGAATAGCTATTTCTGGAAAGAGTGGGTGTGGAAACTCAACTGTTTCTAAAATTATAAGCCAAGAGTTAGAGTGTAAAATGGTAAATTATACATTCCATAATATAGCTGAAGAAGAGGGTATGGACTTTAAGGAGTTCTGTCTTATGGCGGAAAAGGATCCTAAATGGGACTATTTAGTTGATAAAAAGCAGGTCGAGATGGCAATGGAGTCTTCAAGTGTTTTAGGTTCAAGACTTGCTGTATGGATGTTGGAGAAGGCTGACTTAAAGGTATTTTTAACAGCTAGTAAAGAGACAAGGGCTAAAAGAATATTAGAGAGAGAGGGTGGGGATTTATCTGTTGTATTAGAGGAGACTGATGCTAGGGATAATAGAGATTCTGCTCGGTACAAAAAGTTATATGATATAGATAATAGCGATTATGGTTTTTGTGATCTAATTATTAATACTGATAATCTAGACCAATACCAGGTATCCAAGATAATTTTAGCTGCTATAGGTAAATAG
- a CDS encoding DNA-directed RNA polymerase subunit omega, producing MDESKMIIPIENLVNNTGNIYEVTNAAISRSRQLSKTGSKDLDDNLGKIVSVSIKEIVTGKVKYKYEKK from the coding sequence ATGGACGAATCCAAAATGATCATACCTATAGAAAATCTTGTTAATAATACTGGTAATATTTACGAAGTTACTAATGCTGCTATTTCAAGATCAAGACAGTTATCTAAGACAGGGTCTAAGGATTTAGACGACAATTTAGGTAAAATTGTATCAGTATCAATAAAAGAGATTGTTACAGGTAAGGTGAAATATAAATACGAAAAAAAATAA
- the miaA gene encoding tRNA (adenosine(37)-N6)-dimethylallyltransferase MiaA, producing MFGPTAVGKTELLLELFKDRGEVINADSMQVYNRLDIGSAKPTEEYIKLIPHHLISIIEPKEQFSVADFVNRADKLVLDIYNRGKIPVISGGTAFYFKNFIFGLPELPSIDKEIRAGIQLKLEKEGISGLYNELFKVDPQGAKSINSGDTYRVTRALEVFTQTKRSILSYQVSKSPRDNYDFLIIGLTRPRDELYSRINRRVDIMFKEGLLEEFIGLYNSGLTPGDPGMKGIGYSEFFNYMLSGCWLLEDLKEDIRRNSRRYAKRQITFFNSFADVKWVNPDNKEELVRLVNEFL from the coding sequence TTGTTTGGACCTACAGCTGTAGGTAAAACAGAGTTGCTCCTAGAGTTGTTCAAAGATCGTGGAGAGGTTATTAACGCTGATTCTATGCAGGTCTATAATAGACTAGATATAGGGTCAGCTAAACCCACTGAAGAGTACATAAAATTAATCCCACACCATTTAATATCAATTATAGAGCCTAAAGAGCAATTTAGTGTTGCTGACTTTGTAAACAGAGCTGATAAGTTAGTTCTAGATATATATAATCGGGGGAAAATTCCTGTTATTTCAGGTGGGACAGCCTTCTATTTTAAAAACTTTATATTTGGACTTCCAGAACTACCTTCTATTGATAAGGAAATTAGGGCTGGTATACAGCTAAAGTTAGAAAAAGAGGGTATAAGTGGGCTTTATAATGAACTTTTTAAAGTCGACCCCCAAGGTGCAAAAAGTATAAATTCTGGTGATACGTATAGGGTAACAAGAGCTCTTGAGGTATTTACTCAAACTAAAAGATCTATACTCTCCTACCAGGTTTCTAAATCACCTAGGGATAACTATGACTTTTTAATAATTGGGTTAACAAGGCCAAGGGATGAGTTGTACTCTAGAATTAATCGCCGGGTTGATATAATGTTTAAAGAGGGGTTGTTAGAAGAGTTTATAGGACTATATAATTCAGGCCTTACACCTGGGGATCCAGGGATGAAGGGTATTGGTTATAGTGAGTTTTTTAACTATATGTTATCGGGTTGCTGGTTATTAGAAGATTTAAAAGAGGATATTAGACGTAATTCAAGAAGGTATGCTAAACGTCAGATAACTTTTTTTAACTCTTTTGCAGATGTTAAATGGGTTAATCCAGATAATAAAGAAGAGTTAGTTAGATTAGTTAATGAGTTTCTGTAG